One window of Paralichthys olivaceus isolate ysfri-2021 chromosome 20, ASM2471397v2, whole genome shotgun sequence genomic DNA carries:
- the pdcd6ip gene encoding programmed cell death 6-interacting protein isoform X2: MATFISVPLKKSSEVDLVKPLSKFVTATYAGSEDQAEYLRSVDELNKLRKNALGRPLDKHESSLEVLLRYYDQLCAVEPKFPFSENQLCLTFTWKDAFDKGSLFGGSVKLALASLGYEKTCVLFNTAALASQIASEQNLDNDEGLKASAKFYQLASGAFGHIKDTVLSALNREPTMDISPETVGTLSLIMLAQAQEVFFLKAASDRMKDALVAKLANQAADYYGDAFKQCQYKDNLPKEVIPVLGAKHCIMQANAELYQSLVAKQKKRFGEEIARLQHAKELVKTPYDEYVSVKDLTDKINRALTAAKKDNDFIYHDRIPDVKDLEHIGKATLVKPTAITPPLSQKFTDLFEKMVPMAVQHSMSIYNQRKAETVNRLVGAMRESTNLCNGVLASLNLPAALEDLSGDSIPQSIAEKARSIVQQGGLQSIEQLIKDLPELLTRNREILDESLKMLDDEETTDNELRTKFNQRWNRTPSGDLYKPLRAEGANFRNILDKAVQADQVVKDRYSAHCDMITLLCKPVEELNAAIPSANPTKTLQGSEVVNVLRSLLTQLDEMKTERETLDGEIKAVTFDMSATFLTALAQDGAVNEEQLSLSQIDQLYGTYNQRVQATLRMQEELLGQVQTSHQEFSNLKQSNSEANQREEVLKKLASAHDSYVEISSNLREGTKFYNDLTEILLKFQNKCSDIVFARKTERDELLKDLQQSIAREPSAPSFNVPAYQSTPAAGPTPAPRTVFTQPAQQPPAKPQPPARPPPPSVNPQAASAAPTNTPATGLPGNNPPVAPPSTAQGPPYPTYQGYPGYFQVPMGYNPYGYGQYNMPNMPNMPNMPYMPYQATPGQGGYPGAPPAGQPYPGYPQQPPQQQQPYYPQQ, encoded by the exons ATGGCGACGTTTATTTCAGTCCCGTTAAAGAAGTCGTCCGAGGTGGACCTGGTGAAGCCGCTGTCCAAGTTTGTAACGGCCACATACGCGGGGAGCGAGGACCAGGCAGAGTACCTCCGATCCGTGGACGAGTTGAACAAGCTCCGCAAAAATGCGCTGGGGAGGCCGCTGGACAAACACGAGAGCTCGCTGGAGGTCCTGCTCAg atacTATGACCAGCTGTGTGCTGTTGAACCCAAGTTTCCCTTCTCTGAAAACCAG CTCTGCTTGACCTTCACATGGAAGGATGCCTTCGATAAAGGGTCGCTGTTTGGTGGCTCAGTCAAGCTCG ctttGGCCAGTTTGGGCTACGAGAAGACGTGTGTTCTGTTCAACACAGCAGCATTGGCCAGTCAGATCGCCTCAGAGCAGAACCTGGACAATGACGAGGGGCTGAAGGCTTCAGCCAAATTTTATCAG CTGGCCAGTGGAGCGTTTGGTCACATTAAGGACACCGTGCTGTCTGCACTGAATAGAGAGCCCACCATGGACATCTCCCCTGAGACTGTGGGCACCCTCAGCCTCATTATGCTGGCCCAGGCCCAGGAGGTCTTCTTCCTCAAAGCTGCTTCAG ATAGGATGAAAGATGCTCTCGTCGCAAAGCTGGCCAATCAGGCGGCAGATTACTATGGCGATGCCTTCAAGCAGTGCCAGTATAAAGACAACCTTCCTAAG gaagTGATTCCGGTGCTGGGGGCCAAGCACTGCATCATGCAGGCCAACGCCGAGTTGTACCAGAGCCTTGTGGCCAAGCAGAAGAAGCGTTTTGGAGAGGAGATTGCTCGCCTGCAG CACGCAAAAGAGCTGGTGAAGACCCCTTATGATGAGTACGTGAGCGTTAAAGACCTGACAGACAAGATCAACCGAGCGCTCACCGCTGCCAAAAAAGACAATGACTTTATCTATCATGACCGTATTCCTGACGTCAAGGATCTGGAGCATATCGGCAAGGCAACATTGGTCAAACCCACTGCCATCACACCGCCACTCAGCCAGAAATTCACAG ACTTGTTTGAGAAGATGGTTCCCATGGCGGTGCAGCATTCCATGAGCATTTACAACCAGAGGAAGGCTGAGACTGTGAACAGACTGGTGGGAGCAATGAGGGAGTCGACCAACCTCTGCAACGG GGTGTTGGCGTCCCTGAACCTGCCAGCTGCTCTGGAGGACCTGTCAGGAGACTCTATCCCACAATCCATTGCTGAGAAGGCCAGATCCATCGTGCAGCAGGGAGGACTACAGAGCATCGAGCAGCTCATCAAAGACCTGCCAGAGCTCCTGACTCGCAACAGAGAGATCCTGGACGAG tCTCTGAAGATGCTGGACGATGAAGAGACGACAGACAATGAGCTGAGAACCAAGTTCAACCAGCGCTGGAACAGAACCCCATCTGGAGACCTGTATAAGCCCCTTcgtgcag AGGGCGCTAACTTCCGCAACATCTTGGACAAGGCTGTGCAGGCCGATCAGGTGGTCAAGGACCGCTACAGCGCTCACTGTGACATGATCACCTTGCTGTGTAAACCAGTAGAAGAGCTCAACGCTGCCATCCCCTCTGCCAACCCAACCAAAACCCTGCAGGGCAGCGAG GTCGTGAACGTGCTGCGCTCGCTGCTCACCCAGCTGGACGAAATGAAGACGGAGAGGGAGACGCTGGACGGTGAGATAAAggctgtgacctttgacatgTCTGCTACCTTCTTGACGGCACTGGCCCAGGACGGGGCCGTCAACGAGGAGCAGCTCTCACTCTCCCAGATCGACCAGCTGTACGGCACCTACAACCAGAGGGTACAAGCCACCCTCCGCATGCAGGAAGAGCTGCTGGGACAAGTTCAG ACATCCCACCAGGAGTTCAGCAATCTGAAGCAGTCCAACTCCGAGGCCAACCAGAGGGAGGAGGTCCTGAAGAAGCTGGCTTCAGCCCACGACAGCTACGTTGAGATCAGCAGCAACCTGCGCGAAGGCACCAAG ttcTACAACGACTTGACAGAAATCCTGCTGAAGTTCCAGAACAAATGCAGCGACATTGTTTTCGCTCGCAAGACCGAGCGGGATGAACTACTTAA GGATCTGCAGCAGAGCATCGCCCGAGAGCCCAGTGCTCCATCCTTCAACGTTCCTGCCTATCAGAGCACCCCAGCTGCTGGCCCGACCCCCGCCCCCAGGACCGTATTT ACTCAACCAGCCCAGCAGCCCCCAGCGAAGCCCCAGCCCCCAGCCAGGCCTCCACCTCCCAGCGTCAACCCTCAGGCTGCCTCCGCCGCTCCCACCAACACACCAGCCACTGGCCTTCCCGGCAACAACCCACCTGTGGCCCCTCCCTCCACGGCCCAGGGACCACCTTACCCCACTTACCAGGGTTACCCAGG GTACTTCCAGGTGCCGATGGGATACAACCCCTACGGTTATGGTCAGTACAACATGCCCAACATGCCCAACATGCCCAACATGCCCTACATGCCCTACCAGGCCACTCCAGGACAAGGAGGATACCCTGGAGCCCCTCCTGCTGGACAACCCTACCCTGGCTACCCCCAGCAACcgccacagcagcaacagcccTACTACCCTCAGCAATAA
- the pdcd6ip gene encoding programmed cell death 6-interacting protein isoform X1 — protein sequence MATFISVPLKKSSEVDLVKPLSKFVTATYAGSEDQAEYLRSVDELNKLRKNALGRPLDKHESSLEVLLRYYDQLCAVEPKFPFSENQLCLTFTWKDAFDKGSLFGGSVKLALASLGYEKTCVLFNTAALASQIASEQNLDNDEGLKASAKFYQLASGAFGHIKDTVLSALNREPTMDISPETVGTLSLIMLAQAQEVFFLKAASDRMKDALVAKLANQAADYYGDAFKQCQYKDNLPKYFYFQEVIPVLGAKHCIMQANAELYQSLVAKQKKRFGEEIARLQHAKELVKTPYDEYVSVKDLTDKINRALTAAKKDNDFIYHDRIPDVKDLEHIGKATLVKPTAITPPLSQKFTDLFEKMVPMAVQHSMSIYNQRKAETVNRLVGAMRESTNLCNGVLASLNLPAALEDLSGDSIPQSIAEKARSIVQQGGLQSIEQLIKDLPELLTRNREILDESLKMLDDEETTDNELRTKFNQRWNRTPSGDLYKPLRAEGANFRNILDKAVQADQVVKDRYSAHCDMITLLCKPVEELNAAIPSANPTKTLQGSEVVNVLRSLLTQLDEMKTERETLDGEIKAVTFDMSATFLTALAQDGAVNEEQLSLSQIDQLYGTYNQRVQATLRMQEELLGQVQTSHQEFSNLKQSNSEANQREEVLKKLASAHDSYVEISSNLREGTKFYNDLTEILLKFQNKCSDIVFARKTERDELLKDLQQSIAREPSAPSFNVPAYQSTPAAGPTPAPRTVFTQPAQQPPAKPQPPARPPPPSVNPQAASAAPTNTPATGLPGNNPPVAPPSTAQGPPYPTYQGYPGYFQVPMGYNPYGYGQYNMPNMPNMPNMPYMPYQATPGQGGYPGAPPAGQPYPGYPQQPPQQQQPYYPQQ from the exons ATGGCGACGTTTATTTCAGTCCCGTTAAAGAAGTCGTCCGAGGTGGACCTGGTGAAGCCGCTGTCCAAGTTTGTAACGGCCACATACGCGGGGAGCGAGGACCAGGCAGAGTACCTCCGATCCGTGGACGAGTTGAACAAGCTCCGCAAAAATGCGCTGGGGAGGCCGCTGGACAAACACGAGAGCTCGCTGGAGGTCCTGCTCAg atacTATGACCAGCTGTGTGCTGTTGAACCCAAGTTTCCCTTCTCTGAAAACCAG CTCTGCTTGACCTTCACATGGAAGGATGCCTTCGATAAAGGGTCGCTGTTTGGTGGCTCAGTCAAGCTCG ctttGGCCAGTTTGGGCTACGAGAAGACGTGTGTTCTGTTCAACACAGCAGCATTGGCCAGTCAGATCGCCTCAGAGCAGAACCTGGACAATGACGAGGGGCTGAAGGCTTCAGCCAAATTTTATCAG CTGGCCAGTGGAGCGTTTGGTCACATTAAGGACACCGTGCTGTCTGCACTGAATAGAGAGCCCACCATGGACATCTCCCCTGAGACTGTGGGCACCCTCAGCCTCATTATGCTGGCCCAGGCCCAGGAGGTCTTCTTCCTCAAAGCTGCTTCAG ATAGGATGAAAGATGCTCTCGTCGCAAAGCTGGCCAATCAGGCGGCAGATTACTATGGCGATGCCTTCAAGCAGTGCCAGTATAAAGACAACCTTCCTAAG tatttttattttcaggaagTGATTCCGGTGCTGGGGGCCAAGCACTGCATCATGCAGGCCAACGCCGAGTTGTACCAGAGCCTTGTGGCCAAGCAGAAGAAGCGTTTTGGAGAGGAGATTGCTCGCCTGCAG CACGCAAAAGAGCTGGTGAAGACCCCTTATGATGAGTACGTGAGCGTTAAAGACCTGACAGACAAGATCAACCGAGCGCTCACCGCTGCCAAAAAAGACAATGACTTTATCTATCATGACCGTATTCCTGACGTCAAGGATCTGGAGCATATCGGCAAGGCAACATTGGTCAAACCCACTGCCATCACACCGCCACTCAGCCAGAAATTCACAG ACTTGTTTGAGAAGATGGTTCCCATGGCGGTGCAGCATTCCATGAGCATTTACAACCAGAGGAAGGCTGAGACTGTGAACAGACTGGTGGGAGCAATGAGGGAGTCGACCAACCTCTGCAACGG GGTGTTGGCGTCCCTGAACCTGCCAGCTGCTCTGGAGGACCTGTCAGGAGACTCTATCCCACAATCCATTGCTGAGAAGGCCAGATCCATCGTGCAGCAGGGAGGACTACAGAGCATCGAGCAGCTCATCAAAGACCTGCCAGAGCTCCTGACTCGCAACAGAGAGATCCTGGACGAG tCTCTGAAGATGCTGGACGATGAAGAGACGACAGACAATGAGCTGAGAACCAAGTTCAACCAGCGCTGGAACAGAACCCCATCTGGAGACCTGTATAAGCCCCTTcgtgcag AGGGCGCTAACTTCCGCAACATCTTGGACAAGGCTGTGCAGGCCGATCAGGTGGTCAAGGACCGCTACAGCGCTCACTGTGACATGATCACCTTGCTGTGTAAACCAGTAGAAGAGCTCAACGCTGCCATCCCCTCTGCCAACCCAACCAAAACCCTGCAGGGCAGCGAG GTCGTGAACGTGCTGCGCTCGCTGCTCACCCAGCTGGACGAAATGAAGACGGAGAGGGAGACGCTGGACGGTGAGATAAAggctgtgacctttgacatgTCTGCTACCTTCTTGACGGCACTGGCCCAGGACGGGGCCGTCAACGAGGAGCAGCTCTCACTCTCCCAGATCGACCAGCTGTACGGCACCTACAACCAGAGGGTACAAGCCACCCTCCGCATGCAGGAAGAGCTGCTGGGACAAGTTCAG ACATCCCACCAGGAGTTCAGCAATCTGAAGCAGTCCAACTCCGAGGCCAACCAGAGGGAGGAGGTCCTGAAGAAGCTGGCTTCAGCCCACGACAGCTACGTTGAGATCAGCAGCAACCTGCGCGAAGGCACCAAG ttcTACAACGACTTGACAGAAATCCTGCTGAAGTTCCAGAACAAATGCAGCGACATTGTTTTCGCTCGCAAGACCGAGCGGGATGAACTACTTAA GGATCTGCAGCAGAGCATCGCCCGAGAGCCCAGTGCTCCATCCTTCAACGTTCCTGCCTATCAGAGCACCCCAGCTGCTGGCCCGACCCCCGCCCCCAGGACCGTATTT ACTCAACCAGCCCAGCAGCCCCCAGCGAAGCCCCAGCCCCCAGCCAGGCCTCCACCTCCCAGCGTCAACCCTCAGGCTGCCTCCGCCGCTCCCACCAACACACCAGCCACTGGCCTTCCCGGCAACAACCCACCTGTGGCCCCTCCCTCCACGGCCCAGGGACCACCTTACCCCACTTACCAGGGTTACCCAGG GTACTTCCAGGTGCCGATGGGATACAACCCCTACGGTTATGGTCAGTACAACATGCCCAACATGCCCAACATGCCCAACATGCCCTACATGCCCTACCAGGCCACTCCAGGACAAGGAGGATACCCTGGAGCCCCTCCTGCTGGACAACCCTACCCTGGCTACCCCCAGCAACcgccacagcagcaacagcccTACTACCCTCAGCAATAA